The following proteins are co-located in the Polystyrenella longa genome:
- a CDS encoding YHYH protein yields the protein MGSPRFPFFSTFASICAVIAGFQAEFHAERAPFSSRSDEVAMCRVLSCRNQLHRIMVRRRFLCSFVVTPFILILGTVLASGHEGTHPGGSSEEPLKSRVDIEIEGDFRLIEANGLPDHQHGQFPNRRNPHSITTQRYAYRVPAKPETASRLTYLGRSPFGIATNGIPFDPGTAEYWQNDPDSGWRYEALAGQIDLGVDESHAHVQPNGAYHYHGLPTALVAALGGNSEKMLLLGYAADGFPIYAPRAYADSDDAQSELKEMKSSYRLKEGNRSTGPQGRHDGSFTEDYEYIEEAGDLDECNGRTGVTPEYPEGSYYYVLTEGFPWIPRAFKGSPDLSFKRRGPAGGGPGPRGNRRPPPPFRNDRPPRP from the coding sequence TTGGGTAGTCCTAGATTCCCCTTCTTCAGTACATTCGCGTCAATCTGCGCCGTTATCGCCGGTTTTCAAGCCGAATTCCATGCGGAACGTGCCCCGTTTTCTTCTCGCTCCGATGAGGTCGCCATGTGTCGAGTTCTCTCCTGCCGAAACCAACTCCACCGAATTATGGTCAGACGGCGGTTTCTGTGCTCTTTCGTAGTGACTCCATTCATCCTGATTTTGGGCACCGTTCTGGCTTCGGGGCACGAGGGGACACACCCTGGTGGAAGTTCCGAAGAGCCACTGAAGAGCCGAGTCGATATCGAAATCGAGGGCGACTTCCGACTGATTGAAGCGAATGGACTTCCCGATCATCAGCATGGACAATTTCCGAATCGGCGGAACCCGCATTCGATTACCACCCAGCGATACGCTTACCGGGTCCCGGCCAAACCAGAGACTGCATCTCGACTGACTTATCTGGGAAGATCCCCTTTTGGAATCGCCACAAATGGAATTCCATTCGATCCGGGAACGGCCGAGTATTGGCAGAACGACCCCGACTCGGGTTGGAGATATGAAGCGCTCGCGGGACAAATCGATCTTGGCGTCGACGAGTCCCATGCCCATGTTCAACCAAATGGAGCGTATCACTACCATGGATTGCCCACAGCACTGGTTGCCGCGTTGGGGGGAAACTCCGAGAAAATGTTGTTACTCGGATATGCGGCAGACGGGTTTCCGATTTACGCACCGAGGGCTTATGCTGACTCTGACGATGCTCAAAGCGAGTTAAAGGAAATGAAGTCCAGCTATCGACTCAAAGAAGGAAACCGTTCGACTGGGCCACAGGGACGTCACGATGGTTCGTTCACGGAAGATTATGAATACATCGAGGAGGCAGGCGACCTGGATGAATGCAATGGTCGCACAGGAGTCACCCCGGAGTATCCAGAGGGATCGTATTACTACGTGCTGACTGAAGGGTTTCCCTGGATTCCGCGTGCTTTCAAAGGGAGCCCTGATCTCAGCTTCAAACGTAGAGGTCCGGCAGGAGGTGGTCCGGGACCGCGTGGCAATCGACGACCGCCACCCCCCTTCCGAAACGACAGGCCCCCTCGTCCTTAA
- a CDS encoding GNAT family N-acetyltransferase: MNYTIREYETSDLEDLLNTWENAAYLAHPFLTKEFQDQVRHDIPNVYLPNTQTWVAVYQGKVIGFISMMGNEIGALFVEPEFHGTGAGRLLVGKALELQDELEVEVFEANSIGRNFYHSYGFEPIEEKVHTETGQIALRLKYSSSK; this comes from the coding sequence ATGAATTACACGATTCGAGAATACGAAACATCTGATTTGGAAGATTTGTTAAACACTTGGGAAAACGCTGCTTATCTGGCTCACCCTTTTTTAACGAAAGAATTCCAGGATCAGGTTCGACACGACATTCCCAACGTCTATCTGCCCAATACACAGACATGGGTTGCTGTATATCAGGGGAAAGTGATTGGTTTTATTTCGATGATGGGAAATGAAATCGGAGCTCTGTTTGTCGAGCCAGAGTTTCATGGTACAGGTGCAGGACGATTACTGGTGGGGAAAGCCCTGGAACTTCAAGATGAACTCGAAGTGGAAGTCTTCGAAGCTAATTCAATCGGTAGGAATTTTTATCATTCCTATGGATTCGAACCGATCGAGGAAAAAGTTCACACAGAAACCGGCCAGATAGCTCTTCGGCTGAAATACAGTTCCAGTAAATGA
- the guaB gene encoding IMP dehydrogenase, whose protein sequence is MQDRILFEGLTFDDVLLQPAYSEVMPSEVDTSSRLTRNISLNLPIISSPMDTVTESEMAVAMAQEGGIGIIHKNMTLEQQALEVDRVKRSEHGVIVDPVTLPPETTVGEARRLMEERNIGGVPVTVDGVLKGILTSRDLRFMDSTETPISQVMTKENLVTGDENTSLQQAQRILIENKVEKLLLVDEKYQLKGLITIKDIDKNLRYPLASKDARGRLRVGAAVGVGDYDRIEALIEKGVDVITVDSAHGHSKNVIETVRNIKQRYEIDVIAGNVATYEGTRDLVEAGVDAVKIGIGPGSICTTRIISGVGVPQITAVSEAVRGVAGTDIPLIADGGIRYSGDICKALAAGAHVVMLGGLLAGLDESPGEMILFQGRSFKRYRGMGSLGAMVKGSSDRYRQSLADDKDGRKLVPEGVEGRVAYKGPLNGLLYQLVGGLRAGMGYLGVNTINDLRTKAKFIKISAATVRENHPHDIVITREAPNYSAQHGPFEGQ, encoded by the coding sequence ATGCAAGACAGGATTTTGTTCGAAGGTCTGACATTCGACGATGTTCTTTTGCAACCTGCCTATAGTGAAGTGATGCCTTCCGAAGTCGATACCAGTTCTCGACTGACCCGGAACATCTCGCTTAATCTTCCGATCATCAGTAGCCCGATGGACACGGTGACCGAGAGCGAAATGGCGGTCGCCATGGCTCAGGAAGGGGGGATCGGCATTATTCACAAGAATATGACGCTTGAACAGCAGGCCCTGGAGGTCGACCGCGTTAAGCGGTCCGAGCATGGTGTGATCGTCGATCCCGTCACTTTGCCACCCGAAACCACGGTCGGCGAAGCAAGACGACTGATGGAAGAACGGAACATCGGCGGAGTGCCCGTTACGGTAGATGGGGTACTTAAGGGGATTTTGACTAGCCGCGACCTCCGTTTCATGGATTCTACCGAAACACCCATTTCTCAGGTCATGACCAAGGAAAATCTGGTCACCGGGGACGAAAATACCTCTCTTCAGCAAGCTCAACGCATACTTATCGAAAATAAGGTCGAGAAATTGCTTCTGGTTGACGAGAAATATCAATTGAAGGGTTTAATTACGATAAAGGATATCGACAAGAACCTCCGGTATCCCCTGGCCTCCAAAGACGCTCGCGGGCGATTAAGAGTCGGGGCGGCTGTCGGAGTGGGCGACTATGATCGAATCGAGGCTCTGATCGAAAAAGGAGTCGACGTGATCACTGTCGACAGTGCCCACGGTCATTCCAAAAACGTAATTGAAACTGTTCGCAACATCAAACAGCGGTATGAAATCGACGTAATTGCCGGCAATGTCGCCACTTACGAAGGGACTCGCGACTTGGTGGAAGCGGGAGTCGATGCCGTCAAAATCGGGATCGGGCCTGGCTCCATCTGTACCACGCGGATCATTTCGGGAGTAGGTGTGCCTCAGATTACAGCGGTTTCAGAGGCGGTTCGAGGTGTTGCCGGAACCGATATTCCTCTGATTGCCGATGGGGGAATTCGGTACAGCGGTGACATCTGTAAGGCGCTCGCCGCCGGTGCCCATGTCGTGATGTTGGGTGGCCTCTTAGCTGGTCTGGACGAAAGTCCGGGCGAAATGATCCTCTTCCAGGGACGTAGTTTTAAACGCTACCGGGGAATGGGATCGCTGGGAGCCATGGTGAAAGGAAGTAGTGACCGGTATCGACAGTCGTTAGCAGACGACAAAGATGGCCGTAAACTGGTTCCAGAAGGAGTCGAGGGACGAGTTGCCTATAAAGGGCCGCTCAACGGTTTGCTCTACCAGTTGGTCGGAGGACTCCGGGCCGGTATGGGCTACCTCGGCGTCAATACAATTAACGATCTTCGCACGAAAGCGAAGTTCATCAAAATATCGGCAGCGACGGTTAGGGAGAACCATCCTCATGATATTGTCATCACAAGAGAAGCACCCAACTACTCAGCGCAACACGGACCTTTCGAAGGCCAGTAA
- the hslU gene encoding ATP-dependent protease ATPase subunit HslU, whose protein sequence is MTPREIVEELDRHIIGQDDAKRAVAIALRNRWRWKQLPEEVRKEITPKNIIMIGPTGVGKTEITRRLADLTSAPFVKVEATKYTEVGYYGRDVESMVRDLVEAAITMLLRKKRIEVEEPAKERVEDRLLDLLVPEVEWNPVDEEEREKALARKERTRQKFREKLRNGELEDKQVELNVEQRQAPVQVMSNVGMDQMDMDLQSMFEKIMPRQSKTRQVTVQDARKILLEQEAETLIDRDALNEQALRLAEDQGMIFLDELDKVAGNQEGRSSADVSRSGVQRDLLPIVEGTTVQTRYGMIKTDHILFIAAGAFHSTKPSDLMPELQGRFPIRVELQDLTRDDFVRILTEPHNSLTQQYEQLLSTEGIKLKYKADSIQEIANIAFQVNQDTQNIGARRLYTIMERLLEELNYTASDLKKKTVTIDAKYVQSQLGEISQDEDMSRYIL, encoded by the coding sequence ATGACCCCACGCGAGATCGTCGAAGAACTCGATCGACATATCATCGGACAGGACGACGCCAAACGCGCTGTCGCCATTGCCTTGCGCAATCGCTGGCGCTGGAAACAACTGCCCGAAGAAGTGCGCAAAGAAATCACTCCTAAGAACATCATTATGATTGGCCCCACCGGTGTCGGGAAAACCGAAATCACGCGTCGGTTGGCCGACCTGACCAGTGCGCCGTTCGTCAAAGTCGAAGCGACCAAATATACCGAAGTCGGTTACTACGGTCGCGACGTCGAAAGCATGGTGCGCGATCTGGTTGAAGCAGCCATCACTATGCTGTTGCGCAAAAAACGGATCGAAGTCGAAGAACCGGCGAAAGAACGAGTCGAAGACAGACTGCTTGACTTGCTCGTTCCTGAAGTCGAATGGAACCCCGTCGATGAAGAGGAACGCGAGAAGGCCCTCGCCCGCAAAGAGCGGACCCGGCAGAAGTTTCGCGAAAAGCTTCGCAATGGGGAACTCGAAGATAAACAGGTCGAGTTAAATGTCGAACAGCGGCAGGCCCCCGTGCAGGTGATGTCGAATGTCGGCATGGATCAGATGGACATGGACCTGCAATCGATGTTCGAAAAGATTATGCCCCGGCAAAGTAAGACTCGTCAGGTCACCGTGCAGGATGCTCGTAAGATTCTGCTGGAACAGGAAGCCGAAACGCTCATCGACCGCGACGCCTTGAACGAACAGGCTCTTCGCCTGGCCGAAGACCAGGGAATGATCTTCCTGGACGAACTCGACAAAGTTGCTGGCAATCAGGAAGGTCGCAGCAGTGCTGATGTAAGTCGATCAGGAGTGCAGCGTGATCTTCTGCCGATCGTCGAAGGGACAACTGTCCAAACGCGGTACGGTATGATCAAAACGGATCACATTCTCTTCATCGCCGCCGGCGCTTTCCACTCGACGAAACCGTCGGACCTGATGCCCGAACTTCAGGGCCGATTCCCGATTCGTGTCGAATTACAGGACCTGACTCGCGATGACTTCGTCCGCATCCTGACGGAGCCACATAACTCGCTGACACAGCAATACGAGCAGCTTCTCTCCACCGAGGGAATCAAGCTCAAGTACAAGGCGGACAGCATTCAGGAGATCGCCAACATTGCGTTCCAGGTCAATCAGGATACGCAGAACATTGGCGCCCGCCGGTTATATACGATCATGGAACGTCTGTTGGAAGAACTGAACTACACTGCTTCCGACCTCAAGAAAAAGACCGTCACCATCGACGCCAAATACGTTCAGTCACAACTGGGCGAAATCTCCCAGGACGAAGACATGAGCCGGTATATTCTGTAG
- a CDS encoding CBS domain-containing protein encodes MKSDLTARDIMVTKLVTLRPGMDIFEAIDLLLKHRISGAPVVDHQKNYLGIFSERCCMSILVEAAYDQLPTSQIDGFVDRNAATISEEADLFTIAHVFRDTHFRRLPVLRDGVLVGQISRRDVLKAIHSVIKPTTGHESALLYLSSLLERDQQPIV; translated from the coding sequence ATGAAATCAGATTTAACCGCGCGCGATATTATGGTGACGAAGCTGGTCACACTCCGACCGGGGATGGACATCTTTGAAGCCATTGATCTGTTATTGAAACATCGCATCTCCGGGGCTCCGGTGGTGGATCATCAAAAAAACTACTTAGGAATCTTCTCCGAACGTTGCTGCATGAGCATCCTCGTTGAAGCAGCTTACGATCAGCTTCCCACGAGCCAGATCGACGGTTTCGTAGATCGTAATGCGGCGACCATTAGTGAAGAAGCTGACTTGTTTACGATTGCCCATGTCTTCCGTGACACGCATTTCCGCCGTCTGCCCGTGCTGCGGGACGGTGTACTCGTTGGACAGATTAGTCGACGAGACGTACTGAAGGCGATTCACTCCGTCATCAAGCCCACGACCGGTCATGAGAGTGCTCTGCTGTACCTCAGCTCGCTACTCGAACGAGACCAGCAACCCATTGTTTAG
- a CDS encoding glycosyltransferase family 4 protein has product MTTVPGALRVLRGQLAHMREQGYEVHAVSSPEPLLEEIGQSDQIQIQPLTMAREIAPFRDLVSLCKLILLFLRLKPDVVHSHTPKAGMLAMIAAFVTRVPVRVYHIRGLRFVTALGFKRKLLKTCEWIACRLAHRVLCVSRSVRQVAIEEQIVSAQRIQVLLRGSHGIDAEGFFHPDRLPTQTRSATRQQWSIPEEATVIGFVGRLVRDKGISEFYEAFQLLKDDYPQLHYLIVGFFEEGDPLPGGLREKLEQESRIHLTGKQFNTPPLFAAMDVLCLPTYREGLPFVTLEAAAMELPIVATDIPGCIDAVENEVTGLLVEVANGPALSDGLAAYLSSPLFRREHGAAGRERVLRDFRPFDMWRATDAMYREMMGARKISIQLQDNVSANSVITGKPEQPPVTSAAA; this is encoded by the coding sequence GTGACCACCGTGCCAGGGGCACTGCGTGTGCTGCGCGGGCAACTGGCGCATATGCGAGAACAGGGTTACGAAGTTCACGCCGTTTCTTCTCCAGAACCATTACTGGAAGAGATTGGTCAATCTGATCAAATTCAGATTCAACCATTGACGATGGCACGCGAGATTGCCCCCTTTCGTGATCTGGTCTCATTGTGCAAGTTGATACTGTTATTCCTCCGTCTCAAACCGGACGTCGTGCATTCGCATACACCCAAAGCGGGAATGCTGGCGATGATTGCAGCGTTTGTCACGCGAGTTCCTGTTCGCGTTTATCATATCCGCGGTTTACGATTTGTAACGGCCCTCGGATTCAAACGAAAACTACTCAAGACCTGTGAATGGATCGCCTGTCGGCTAGCTCATCGGGTGCTGTGCGTCAGTCGCTCTGTGCGCCAAGTCGCTATCGAGGAACAGATCGTGTCCGCCCAACGCATTCAGGTCCTGCTACGTGGGAGTCATGGAATTGATGCCGAAGGGTTCTTTCACCCTGATCGTCTTCCGACTCAGACAAGATCAGCCACTCGCCAGCAATGGAGTATCCCTGAAGAAGCGACCGTAATTGGTTTCGTGGGACGCTTGGTGCGTGACAAAGGGATCAGCGAGTTCTACGAAGCTTTCCAGTTGTTAAAAGATGACTATCCGCAGTTGCATTATCTCATCGTCGGATTCTTTGAAGAGGGCGACCCGTTGCCGGGAGGTTTACGGGAAAAACTGGAACAGGAATCACGAATTCACCTCACCGGAAAACAGTTTAATACGCCTCCTTTGTTTGCCGCCATGGATGTGCTTTGTCTGCCGACCTACCGGGAAGGTTTGCCGTTCGTGACTCTCGAAGCGGCCGCAATGGAATTGCCAATCGTCGCTACGGACATCCCGGGTTGCATTGATGCGGTTGAAAACGAAGTCACTGGGTTGCTCGTGGAGGTCGCCAATGGTCCGGCCCTTTCGGATGGACTGGCGGCTTATCTTTCGAGTCCGCTTTTTCGACGCGAGCATGGCGCAGCGGGACGGGAACGAGTGCTGCGTGATTTCCGACCTTTCGACATGTGGCGGGCGACAGACGCAATGTATCGCGAAATGATGGGTGCCCGGAAAATATCGATTCAATTACAGGACAACGTCTCTGCGAATTCCGTAATCACTGGAAAACCAGAACAGCCACCTGTCACTTCCGCTGCGGCGTAA
- a CDS encoding riboflavin synthase, with amino-acid sequence MFTGLVEGLGTIRELIPEESAVRLRVELPAELVTGIQLGDSIAINGCCLTVIEVDENLVDFQAGSETLSRTNLGVLQPGHRVNLERALAVGARLGGHFVQGHVDACGKVAGIEEEGEWIFMRFAVSAELDKQMVSKGSITVDGISLTLVDVRLGEFSVALIPHTLEVTTLGQRKVGDMVNIETDILGKYIQKLTEGERPPLGETFNA; translated from the coding sequence ATGTTCACTGGACTCGTTGAAGGTCTTGGCACAATTCGGGAGTTAATTCCCGAAGAGTCTGCCGTGCGCCTCCGAGTTGAACTTCCCGCCGAGCTGGTCACCGGTATTCAACTGGGCGATAGCATTGCCATTAACGGTTGCTGTCTGACGGTCATCGAGGTGGATGAGAATCTGGTTGATTTTCAGGCCGGGTCGGAAACGTTGTCGAGGACAAACCTGGGAGTTCTGCAACCGGGACATCGAGTTAACCTCGAACGGGCATTAGCCGTCGGGGCTCGATTGGGTGGACATTTTGTGCAAGGCCATGTCGATGCTTGCGGCAAAGTCGCTGGTATTGAAGAAGAAGGCGAGTGGATCTTTATGAGATTCGCAGTCTCCGCCGAACTCGATAAACAGATGGTCTCGAAAGGGTCTATCACTGTAGATGGAATCAGCCTGACTCTGGTTGATGTTCGCCTGGGCGAATTCAGCGTCGCTCTGATTCCCCACACATTGGAAGTGACCACCCTTGGTCAGCGAAAAGTCGGCGACATGGTCAACATAGAGACCGACATCCTGGGCAAGTACATTCAAAAACTAACCGAGGGGGAACGCCCCCCTCTGGGAGAAACATTCAACGCATGA
- the hslV gene encoding ATP-dependent protease subunit HslV, with the protein MSEFGGSEKPKWRSTTILTVRRGDKVAIGGDGQVTYGNTIMKGDTRKIRTMMGGEIVVGFAGSTADAFTLLDRFENKMKDYPANVIRAATELARDWRTDRMLRRLEAMMVVINSQHSLLITGQGDVVQPADAIIGIGSGGPYATAAARALLRNSKLSAPEIVKESLKIASEIDIYTNDNIIVEELPCAK; encoded by the coding sequence ATGTCTGAGTTCGGCGGTTCCGAAAAACCGAAATGGCGATCCACCACCATTCTCACAGTCCGTCGTGGCGATAAAGTTGCGATCGGAGGAGATGGCCAGGTGACGTATGGTAATACGATCATGAAGGGGGATACCCGTAAGATTCGTACCATGATGGGGGGCGAAATTGTCGTCGGCTTTGCTGGCTCGACGGCGGATGCCTTTACCCTCCTTGACCGATTCGAAAACAAGATGAAAGATTACCCTGCCAACGTTATTCGCGCAGCCACCGAGCTGGCGCGAGACTGGCGAACCGACCGGATGCTGCGGCGTCTAGAAGCAATGATGGTCGTTATTAACAGCCAACACAGCTTGCTGATCACGGGCCAAGGGGACGTCGTCCAACCGGCCGATGCGATTATCGGGATTGGCTCCGGTGGTCCTTACGCCACGGCCGCCGCCCGGGCACTGCTGCGAAACTCGAAACTGTCCGCCCCGGAGATTGTGAAAGAGTCGTTGAAGATTGCCTCAGAGATCGACATTTACACGAACGACAACATTATTGTGGAGGAGCTCCCGTGCGCGAAATGA
- a CDS encoding sugar transferase, which translates to MTTRPTFYQRRGKRGFDAVSASLLLILLAPLTGLLWLLVRTQLGSPAFFRQHRPGKGGHIFQMVKFRSMTDARDAQGNLLSDKDRLPRFGQLLRSSSLDELPELWNVVKGEMSLVGPRPLLERYLDRYTIRQARRHEVPPGVTGWAQVNGRNALSWEEKFELDVWYVENQSLALDLKILWMTVWKVLRRDSISAAGEATVSEFMGAEAERRAA; encoded by the coding sequence GTGACGACTCGACCCACCTTTTATCAACGACGTGGAAAACGCGGGTTTGACGCCGTTTCGGCGAGCCTGTTGCTGATTCTGCTAGCACCCTTGACTGGTTTGCTCTGGTTGCTTGTACGCACACAACTGGGTAGCCCCGCATTTTTCCGACAACACCGACCGGGGAAGGGGGGCCATATTTTTCAGATGGTGAAGTTTCGTTCGATGACCGATGCCCGCGATGCCCAAGGGAACCTGCTGTCCGATAAAGATCGCTTGCCCCGCTTTGGACAGTTGCTCCGCAGTAGCAGTCTGGATGAATTACCAGAGCTATGGAACGTTGTCAAAGGTGAGATGAGCCTCGTGGGGCCACGCCCCTTGCTGGAACGATACCTCGATCGCTACACGATACGTCAGGCCCGCCGACACGAAGTCCCACCAGGTGTTACTGGTTGGGCGCAGGTGAATGGCCGGAATGCACTTAGCTGGGAAGAGAAGTTCGAACTCGATGTCTGGTACGTCGAGAATCAATCGCTCGCACTCGATCTGAAAATTCTGTGGATGACGGTCTGGAAAGTCCTGCGACGCGATTCCATCTCCGCCGCTGGGGAAGCGACCGTAAGCGAATTTATGGGAGCGGAAGCCGAACGCCGCGCTGCTTAG
- the rsmA gene encoding 16S rRNA (adenine(1518)-N(6)/adenine(1519)-N(6))-dimethyltransferase RsmA: MTSPAERQTRSYLMELFERRGFSPRHFLGQNFLIDVNLVDYVVEKADLTPEDLVLEVGSGTGGMTTFLSEEAGHVISVEIDPNMFELASEVTATRDNVTLLNTDALRNKNNFSKTVTDVIDAKLAENPGYRLKLVANLPYSIATPLISNMVASDYDWKRMVVTIQLELGLRMEAGPGSSNYGALSVWLQSQCNVKVIKKVSPKVFWPRPKVFSAIVRLEPAPTKAKKIKNRPFFQDFVRRLFHQRRKLMRSVLAGMYRKELNKNDVDLMMGQLELDPKTRAEELPVEVLVQLCNRVYAAVMATRSL, translated from the coding sequence ATGACAAGTCCCGCTGAACGGCAAACCCGATCGTATCTGATGGAGTTGTTTGAACGCCGGGGCTTCAGTCCGCGCCATTTTCTGGGGCAGAACTTTTTGATCGACGTCAACCTGGTTGACTACGTCGTCGAAAAAGCAGACCTGACCCCGGAAGACCTGGTCCTCGAAGTTGGATCGGGAACAGGCGGTATGACGACCTTCCTCTCCGAAGAGGCAGGACATGTCATCTCCGTCGAGATCGACCCAAACATGTTTGAGTTGGCGAGTGAAGTGACGGCGACTCGCGATAATGTCACATTACTTAACACGGATGCTCTCAGAAACAAAAACAATTTCTCCAAGACCGTCACCGATGTAATCGATGCCAAACTTGCCGAGAACCCTGGATATCGCCTGAAGCTGGTCGCCAACCTCCCCTACTCGATTGCGACCCCTCTGATCTCGAATATGGTAGCGAGTGATTACGACTGGAAACGGATGGTCGTGACGATCCAGCTAGAGCTGGGGCTGCGTATGGAGGCAGGGCCGGGTAGCAGTAACTACGGGGCTCTTTCTGTCTGGCTGCAATCACAATGTAACGTGAAAGTCATCAAGAAGGTCAGCCCGAAAGTCTTCTGGCCTCGTCCGAAAGTCTTCTCGGCCATCGTCCGGCTTGAACCGGCACCAACCAAGGCGAAGAAGATTAAGAATCGACCGTTCTTTCAAGACTTTGTCCGTCGACTGTTCCACCAGCGTCGCAAGCTGATGCGTTCAGTTCTGGCCGGCATGTATCGTAAAGAATTGAATAAAAACGACGTCGATCTCATGATGGGGCAATTAGAACTCGATCCCAAAACCCGTGCCGAAGAATTGCCGGTCGAAGTTCTCGTTCAATTATGCAACCGGGTCTACGCCGCCGTCATGGCCACCCGGTCACTATAA
- a CDS encoding glycosyltransferase produces MPRETEAPPRKPKICHIINALYVGGAEMMLCKLLESLQKRNEFEFSVITLLDGGPLVDQIERLGIPVQRCHMQQGKFRWKEVKHLRNLIRSEQPDLVQTWMYHSDLLGGVATKLANRRTPVVWNIRHSHLSQESDKRSTRLVGKLLARLSHYLPHRVIVNSQVGKSTHLDLGYRPELFEMIPNGFDLEKFRPSHQDRHSVVKELELPDSVKLIGHVGRFHSMKRHQLFIEAAGRLASEGPQYHFVMVGRGVGRENDELMEWIKATDYPHRFHLLGPRQDLPRLQAAFDLMVSSSGPGEGFSNVLGEAMASSTPCVATDAGDAKFMLGETGLIVPVDDLDALHLAMRQLLTAPEAELWGRGLAARKRIRENFTMSRITDRYTELWNSCLPALEESVEPEEKLKRKSA; encoded by the coding sequence ATGCCGCGTGAGACCGAAGCTCCTCCTCGTAAACCAAAGATTTGCCACATCATCAACGCACTCTATGTCGGTGGGGCGGAGATGATGTTATGCAAACTGCTGGAATCGCTACAAAAGCGAAATGAGTTTGAGTTCTCCGTCATCACCTTGCTCGACGGAGGCCCCTTGGTCGATCAGATCGAGCGATTGGGAATTCCCGTCCAACGTTGCCACATGCAACAGGGAAAATTCCGCTGGAAAGAAGTCAAACATCTGCGCAATCTGATTCGCAGTGAACAGCCAGATTTGGTTCAAACCTGGATGTATCATTCGGACTTGCTGGGAGGCGTCGCAACCAAACTGGCCAACCGCCGGACACCGGTGGTCTGGAATATTCGCCACAGTCATCTCAGCCAGGAGAGCGACAAGCGGAGTACGCGTCTCGTGGGAAAGCTACTCGCCCGGCTTTCCCATTACTTGCCCCATCGCGTCATTGTGAATTCCCAAGTAGGAAAATCAACTCATTTAGACCTGGGATACCGGCCGGAATTATTTGAAATGATTCCTAATGGATTCGATCTCGAAAAGTTCCGCCCCAGTCATCAGGACCGCCATTCCGTAGTCAAAGAATTGGAATTACCCGATTCGGTCAAACTGATCGGTCATGTCGGTCGGTTTCACTCGATGAAACGGCATCAACTATTCATTGAAGCCGCCGGTCGACTAGCCAGCGAAGGTCCTCAATATCATTTTGTGATGGTGGGACGTGGCGTCGGTCGCGAAAACGACGAGTTAATGGAATGGATTAAGGCAACCGATTACCCACACCGGTTTCATCTCCTCGGACCGCGTCAGGACCTTCCTCGATTACAGGCCGCGTTTGACTTGATGGTCTCTTCGTCCGGACCGGGCGAAGGTTTTTCCAACGTGTTGGGAGAAGCGATGGCGAGTAGCACTCCGTGCGTCGCCACCGACGCGGGAGACGCAAAGTTCATGCTGGGTGAGACGGGCTTGATCGTGCCGGTCGATGACCTGGACGCATTGCACCTCGCGATGCGACAGTTATTAACCGCCCCAGAAGCGGAGCTTTGGGGAAGGGGGCTCGCCGCGCGGAAACGCATTCGCGAGAACTTCACCATGTCCCGCATTACGGATCGCTACACCGAATTATGGAACTCCTGTTTGCCTGCATTAGAGGAATCCGTTGAGCCAGAAGAGAAATTAAAACGTAAGTCTGCCTGA